The window AAAGCTTTGGCCGAAGAATTGATTCGCAGAAAGGTGCACATTTCTTGGTGGGGCAACATCCGATTTGAAAAAACCTTCACACCTGAATTGGCAGAATTGTTGGCCGAGAGTGGCTGCATCGCCATGTCGGGTGGCCTGGAAGTGGCCTCCGACCGCTTGCTCACGTTGATGAAAAAAGGCGTGTCAGTAGAACAGGTGGCGCAGGTCACGAAGGGCTTCTCAGAAGCAGGCATCTTGGTCCACGCCTACCTCATGTATGGCTTTCCAACCCAAACGGTGCAAGACACGGTGGATGCGTTGGAGTACGTGCGGCAGCTTTTTGAGAATGGCTGTATCCAAAGTGGCTTCTTCCATCGCTTTGCCTGTACCGTTCACTCCCCCGTGGGTTTGAATCCTGAAGACTACGGCATCGAATTGATTCCCTTGCCGCCTGTTTCATTTGGCAAGAACGACATTGGCTTCATTGATCGCACGGGTGTTGACCATGACCTACTTGGCCTTGGTTTGAAGAAAGCCATCTACAACTTCATGCATGGCATTGGCTTGGAAGAAGATGTGCGCACATGGTTTCAAGATGCACTGATGGAACATGCAGGCGGTAAAGCCCCCGCCTTCAAGATTCCCAAGAGCACCGTTTCACGCCGTAAAATTGAACAAGCCTTAGGGCACTGAAAAAATTCAAGCGTGCGTGAGTTGCATGAACTTCGACAGGTCGAACACCGAGTTGGGTGCAACCGGCATCAAGCCTTTGGGCAAGGGCTTGAAGTTGAACGGTAAATTGTTCACTTTTTGAACCTGCGAATTAGCGGGCACCGCACTGACCAGCGCACTCAATGAGAAGTTTTTCAAAAAGTCCTGTTCAATTCTCAAATACTCTTCGTACAAGAGATCAACTGCCACTGTCTCGGTACTGGGTCTCTTTTCGTGATCAGATGGGTCATTGATTTCGAAGCACTTCACAACGTCCCATGCCGTCAAGGTTTGCAAATCTCTCTTCAACTGGTAACCGCCGCCAGGTCCCCTTGAAGCTTGCAACAAGTCGTTTTGCTTCAAGACTTTGACCAAGCTTTCTGTGTAAGACACAGACAATTCTAGAAATTGGGCAATGCTGGCCACAGTGACCGACCTATGGGCCGGTGTTTGAGCGACATGGGCCATGGCCAAAATGCCTTGATGAGCGCGTTGACTGAGCATAGGACACCTTGTTTAGTTATTGAACAGCTTTAATTTAGCATATCTATTCAATATCTCAGAAATACGCTTAAAATATTCAATATTACCTACTCAATACTTATTCATAAAATATTTTCTGAACAGTCAGTTCCTATGAATCTCCACAAAATTGGTGCTGTTTCAAGTTTAAGCGGGGTTCCCACGCCAACCCTGCGCATTTGGGAGGCGCGCTACCAATGCTTCTCACCTTTGAAAACTGCCAGCCGACATCGCTTGTATTCAGACGATGACGTTCTCAAAGCCACGCTCATGAAAAGACTCACAGAGCAAGGGCACAGCGTGAGCCAAATTGCTCAGAGCAGTTTGCAGGAACTCAATCAACTGGTCCAACAACATCAAGGTCTGGGACAACAGGCCAACGCGGCCAACAGGTCAACACCTTTTGCCACAGTTGCCATCGTGGGGTTGCCTTTGGCCAGTCGAGTGGAATCCAAAAGATTCACAGAACAGATGGCCCCTACTCAGCTGCGTATCTCCGACATCTTTGGTTCGACTGAAGAGATGCTGCAGGCTCAGCTTCAAGAACAACCTGAATTGCTGCTCATTCAGTGCCACTCACTTCACGCAGGCGTGCAAGTGGACATCCGTCGCTTGGTCGACAAAAGCCAAGCCTCACACGTCATCGTGCTTTACAGTTTTGGGCAAGCACCTGTGATTGAAAGCTTGAAGCAGTGGGGCATGATTGTTCGCAGAGAGCCGCTGCCAGAGTCAGAGCTGAGTGAGTTGATATTGGCCACACTCAGGGTTGACTTGCCAAGCCCCATCAACCGGGGTGCTGAACATGCGGCGATTCCAGCTCGCAAATACGACGACATGGCCTTGATGCGCGTCACCGGCATCTCAACGCAAGTCTTGTGCGAATGCCCTAAGCACGTGGCCGAGCTGATCATGCAACTGGCCAGGTTTGAACAATACAGCCTCGATTGCCTGAACAAATCCAGTGAAGACGCACGCATTCATGCCCATCTGAGCGCCATTTCGGGTACGGCGCGCGCCATGTTTGAAGACGCCCTGGAAATGGTGGCACAGCACGAAGGC is drawn from Limnohabitans sp. 103DPR2 and contains these coding sequences:
- a CDS encoding RrF2 family transcriptional regulator; this encodes MLSQRAHQGILAMAHVAQTPAHRSVTVASIAQFLELSVSYTESLVKVLKQNDLLQASRGPGGGYQLKRDLQTLTAWDVVKCFEINDPSDHEKRPSTETVAVDLLYEEYLRIEQDFLKNFSLSALVSAVPANSQVQKVNNLPFNFKPLPKGLMPVAPNSVFDLSKFMQLTHA
- a CDS encoding MerR family transcriptional regulator → MNLHKIGAVSSLSGVPTPTLRIWEARYQCFSPLKTASRHRLYSDDDVLKATLMKRLTEQGHSVSQIAQSSLQELNQLVQQHQGLGQQANAANRSTPFATVAIVGLPLASRVESKRFTEQMAPTQLRISDIFGSTEEMLQAQLQEQPELLLIQCHSLHAGVQVDIRRLVDKSQASHVIVLYSFGQAPVIESLKQWGMIVRREPLPESELSELILATLRVDLPSPINRGAEHAAIPARKYDDMALMRVTGISTQVLCECPKHVAELIMQLARFEQYSLDCLNKSSEDARIHAHLSAISGTARAMFEDALEMVAQHEGIDLQSLGN